From Nicotiana tabacum cultivar K326 chromosome 15, ASM71507v2, whole genome shotgun sequence, the proteins below share one genomic window:
- the LOC107779050 gene encoding epi-neemfruitin B synthase L1AT-like, with translation MEFGLQVEIISTKLIKPSTPTPKHLQNYKLSFFDQLAEREHMPHVLFYPRDNKSIIEYDKFDEKLEQSLSRILTHVYPAAGRLSKDQLSINCLDQGVTFTKAKVSCQFDDFINQVKKDLNLALFLIPKGIKDLSDTDFDITSLVVAQVTEFQCGGLALSVSASHPVMDGYSNFKFVYEWAKVCKFGIPAEEINFLSFNFGDIFPARDLSSIFPPRIYPKNSDEKFVGKRFFIDEITMSGLRENLTSAMDSGELSFKPSRVEIITAILWRALIRVSEVKHGYLRPSLVYFPVNLRGKISLPLKENAFGNFVIDAPILFVPRENKMELHDFVTLIRNSVHKTIAACAKNSADDIVVAVANSYKDYFLSQKWGTGNDEVDKCIISSLCKFPIHEADFGWGKPSLMHFGLRDYHTCWMYDTECGSICVQVDLKESYMHLFECDHDIKTFTKF, from the coding sequence ATGGAATTTGGCCTACAAGTTGAAATCATTTCCACAAAACTCATAAAACCATCTACACCAACTCCAAAACATCTTCAAAATTACAAATTATCGTTCTTTGATCAATTAGCTGAAAGGGAACATATGCCTCATGTACTTTTCTATCCTCGTGACAACAAGTCCATCATCGAATATGACAAGTTCGATGAAAAACTCGAACAATCCCTGTCCAGGATTTTAACTCATGTTTACCCTGCAGCCGGAAGGTTATCAAAAGATCAACTCTCAATAAATTGCCTAGATCAGGGCGTTACGTTTACTAAAGCCAAGGTCAGTTGTCAATTCGACGATTTCATCAATCAGGTAAAAAAGGATCTTAATCTCGCCCTGTTTTTAATTCCAAAAGGTATCAAAGATTTGAGTGACACTGATTTTGACATCACTTCACTTGTTGTTGCACAAGTAACAGAATTCCAATGTGGTGGTTTAGCACTATCTGTTAGTGCATCACATCCTGTAATGGACGGATATAGTAATTTTAAATTTGTTTATGAGTGGGCTAAAGTGTGTAAATTTGGAATTCCAGCTGAGGAAATTAATTTCCTAAGCTTTAATTTTGGTGATATTTTCCCAGCAAGAGATTTATCGAGTATTTTCCCACCTCGTATTTATCCGAAAAATTCGGATGAAAAATTCGTTGGTAAAAGGTTTTTTATTGATGAAATTACTATGTCAGGGCTCAGAGAAAATTTAACAAGTGCTATGGATTCAGGAGAATTGAGTTTTAAACCTTCAAGAGTTGAGATAATTACAGCAATTTTATGGAGGGCATTAATTCGTGTTTCTGAAGTAAAACATGGATATTTAAGGCCTTCTTTAGTGTATTTCCCAGTGAATTTGCGCGGTAAAATTTCGTTACCTCTAAAAGAGAACGCGTTTGGGAATTTTGTAATTGATGCTCCTATACTATTTGTACCGAGGGAGAATAAGATGGAGTTGCATGATTTTGTAACGTTGATTAGGAATTCAGTGCATAAAACTATTGCTGCTTGTGCTAAAAATTCAGCTGATGACATTGTCGTGGCCGTGGCGAATTCATATAAAGATTATTTTTTATCACAAAAATGGGGTACTGGCAATGATGAAGTTGATAAATGCATAATTTCGAGTTTGTGTAAGTTTCCTATACACGAAGCTGATTTTGGTTGGGGAAAGCCGAGTTTGATGCATTTCGGATTGCGAGATTATCATACTTGTTGGATGTATGATACAGAATGTGGAAGTATTTGTGTGCAAGTGGACTTGAAGGAATCTTACATGCACTTATTTGAATGTGACCATGATATCAAGACTTTCACTaagttttaa